The DNA segment ccgtgagacagaggagagagagacaggaacagagagagagagagacacagggagagagagagagagaacagagagagagagaagaggaacagggagagagagggggggtgatacTTTTCTTAGATACCCCTAGACGGGAGACACACTATGTAAACTtattgagagaagagaaagagagagagagagagagagaggaagagagagagagagagaggaagagagagagagagagagagagagagagagagagagggacagagagacagagagagagacagagagagagacagagacagagacagagacaggacgagacagagacagggagacggagacagagacagagacagagagagagagagagagagagagagagagagagagagagagagagagagagagagagagagagagagagagagagagagtgagagtgagagtgagagagagatttttaagaCTTAGGGAGAGaatgtagagagtgagagagagagagagagagagagaagagacagaggagacagagagagagagacagagagagacagttcagaaagaacaaaggaagagagtgaaaggaaaaggaaagaaaacaaagaaagaaagagagagataaagagataaagagaaaaaggaagaaagagagaaaggaagagagagggagggtgatactctttctctttaataCCCTTAGATTTGAAACACTATGTAAactattgatagagagagagagagagagagagagagagagagagagagtgagagtgagagtgagagtgagagagagagtgagagagagagagagagagagagtgagagtgagagagaaagagagagagagagagcgagagagtgagtgagagtgagagagagagtgagtgagtgagagtgagagagtgagagagagagagagaaagagagagagagagagagagagagagagagagagagtgagagtgagagtgagagtgagagagagagagagagagagagagagagagagagtgagcggtggtggtgagtggtggtaagagagagagagagagagagagagagagagagagagcgagtgagagtgagtggtggtggtggtgagtgagagaaagagagagagagagtgagagtgagagtgagagtgagagtgagagtgagagtgagagtgagagtgagagtgagagtgagagagagtgagagtgagagtgagagtgagagtgagcgtgagagagtgagagtgagagatgggacagatagatatatagaaacaggagatagagaaagggaaggtattCAATAATTACCTGTTCCTCTCAGTGAAGAACGTCAGGTTGAGGTTTCCCTCGTCATGGTAGACAGTGCCTCCGCCGCTGTTCCTCCTGACCACGGGAACCCTGGCACTCTCCAAATACGGCAAATTGGCCTCCACGTACGGGTTCTGGTGACGGCCAATCACCACGCAAGGAGAGTTTCGCCACAGGAAGAGGATCTGCCGCCTGTCGAAAGTCCAGTTCCGGTACAGCCAGTCCTCAAAGGCGAGATTGGCATACACGTCGGTAGACTGGGAGATGAAAACTACCCTCTTGACAGGTTTCTGGGTGGCGTTGGGTTTTGCCCCTTCCGAAGCCTTGGCAGAGCCTATGCCAGTACTAGCAGGGCGTGCCCCACACAACTCTGCTGCTCCTTGAGAGGTGCCCAGTAGAGATGGGCGATACCCACACTGCTGGGCAAACTTGGCAACGTTCCTTAGGGACATCATCTTTATGGTTAATTTCAAATCAGGCAATTTTACAACGTAAGGTTCAAGCCGTTCTGAAGGATGGCAGTATCctccaaaaaaaaattatttggctTACAAATTTTGATTGCCAGTCATGTAAATTTTGATTCCAAGCGTAAATCGTTTTTTCCCAAACTggctttccacttttttcttgaGAATGGAGCAGAAATGACCCCTAGGCTTCAATATATTAGTAAAACATGCAAATCATTGCTAGCCCACCCAAGGTTAGCGGAGCCCGTATGAAAGGGGAAAGTGCAGAGGAGTTTGTAGGGGAAGCCTAATTACTGCTTGAAACCTCTACAGTCAGTGCCTTCCAATTCGACGAGATGATCGTGCAACTCTGGGGTCATATGGAGCCACTTATAGGTCTGGTGCAGGGTTCCCAAACCGTTGCGACGGATACAGGTCTCGTTAATgcgctctctctcaatcattgGATGTGCTCTTGGATATCTGTGCCTTTAATTAATCACCACACTCCAAATAAGTCACAAACTTCAGGTTTCCGTGGTTGTCACAACCGACAACAAGTGGTCTTCTTTCCTTTCAGCTGAATCTTTCTACACTCGACGAAGGAGAACCAATACAGTGCTCGAGTGAGAGATCAGCTGTAGGTTACCGCTGCCGATGGCGTCGTAGAACGTGTTGTACGCAATTCTAAATTCATTTATTGAGTTGACATTAAATTTAATTTGTTTGAAGATAGAAACGATATTTTGTTTGGTATGAACTATATACTTTGTGAAATTAGTACCAAGTCATTACAGCGTACGTATATTAATCGTACGTTGgcagagaggcgaggaagagTTTCCTCGGAAGCATGAATAACATCGGGGAAATTTATTGCATCAACGTCAAACaggtaaaacaaaaaaatgaacacGAGAGCTATATGAAAGCTTGTTATTTCTTCTGTTTAGATCATGTTCGGGACAAAAGACGTCATGAATTATTTCCAGAATTTAATTGATTCTCAAACAAGTTTCGAGCATTATCGTACATTGTCGTCCAGGTAGTTAAAAAACATTAACTTATCTACCTCTCTActaggatacatacatacatacaaaatgcatacgtacattatatatatatatatatatatatatatatatatatatatatatatatatatatatatatatatatatatatatatatatatgaatatatataagtattcatggGTTGTAATTTTTCTTGACATTTTCCAAAAATacgaaataagaaatacaaatgtacaacaaaaaaaatatataaataacgatGAATAATTTCTGTAATACCGCTAGTGAACACTAGTTTTTTATGATCTGTTTCTTCATACTTCCATTGCCAAATACGTCACGTAGTCATTGCTTTCATAGAAAACGAACAGAGTgtgagagaaaatagaggaaagcaCAAACTATTATTGATTTGAAAATTGCGCATTTTAAACTCAGAATTAATTTAAAACCTGTTTCGAAAATAGATGATTAAGAGTTAGTAATTTCAGCAACAAATATTGTTAGTCATAATGTTCGGAAAATTCTGTTTAATTTGAAATGAAACCTGGAGCTCgtctaaatacataaaaaaaaacatttgaaatgAAGAATCTCCAACCATTGTTATATCACATTTAAGTAACCACACCCGAATGTACGCACTTACACCAGTGAAACAGAAATGTACTATAGTGTCACCGAAGTCAAACATTCTAAAGTCCATCATTATCTCTATGTCCATATTGTTTAAATACATTGCAAACAAATGTAGTATACGTTACAATCCTTGCCTTGCAATCTAAATACAGTGCTAATGTATACTTAAATTACATTTGGAGTTAGGTTTGTCGTATTGTCGACACCCTTGATGCTTAAATGAAATCATATGATAGATATCATTTACTGGACAGATGCATAGGTATAAAGGGAGATAAATAGTAAGATTGGCAGATAAGTGGTAagttaaacaaatagatacagacCGATAAGCAGATAAAGACTACGAAGActtttttctatgtatttcaGTCCTTTGCctaagacagacatacaggcacacaagtgcacaaacgcacaaacacacaaacacacatacacacaaacaaacacacacacacacacacacacacacacacacacacacacacacacacacacacacacacacacacacacacacacacacacacacacacacacacacaaaatcacacacagacactcacatacacacacgcgcgcgcgcgcgcacacaaataacacaaatggaggagagagagggagaggagaggagaggagaggacacacacacatacacacgcacgcgcgcaaacagaagagaacaaagaatggagaagagagaagagaaggagaagagaagagaagagaagagaagagagaagagaagagaagagaagagaagagaagagaagagaagagaagagaagagaagagaagagaggagagagagagaagagaagagaagagaagagaagagaagagaagagaagagaagagaagagatgagagaagaggagaggagagagagagagaacatatttgCCTTGCTAACTGCAGTTGCCTTACTCGTTCATGAGTTAGCGACTCCTGCTAGGTATGTAAGTAAAATCAGAATATCACAGTTTAACTTTTTTGTGTGTACTATGTTATTAGATTATGTATTATGAAATATAATATGGCAAAATGTTTATAAAACATTGTAACAGAAGACATATATTAACACAATAATGCAAAATAAatacaaggtaaaaaaaatacaatttaaagATAATCAATAAATCAGTAGGCCATATTACCGTATATAATGTTAGAAATTCATAATAACATGAAATGAAACCATATAtaccacatatgaatacataactTTGCGTTTTGTTAGTACATAACTTGCTCGACGACCGCTAACTTTAGTACTAGCGACGACGCAGCAGTGAACGAGATTCTCCCAGAACACCAACATGGCGTCAGCAGCAACTAAGTCTGTCGGTTTTCTCGGTAAGATACGACGAATTCATGGTTTTTTATGTGTTCAGTTGCTAGTTCATGTTGTTTATGTAATATTGTTGAGGATGTTATAGTATTTAtagagtgtgaaagagaaactGGGATTATTTTTAACTCGTCTACCGGGGCTCAAGGTTTACGCAATCCGGCTCATCGGATCAGCTGATTTCGTTTCTTTAACCCATTTAGGATTAATTTGATGTTGTGTGCTATATCTTTGCCCTTTCTAAGTAGCACTATATCCTGTGTTTATCTTGCCTTGTTTTATATCAATTATACCGTAGTAAAGGTAATAGTATGGTGATATTTAAGTCTCAGTTGGACCCAAACATTTTCCATGAATTTCACCTTGTAATGAGAAGCGAAGGTAATTTTctgtattacgtccgcatgaccgatatcgacgattttggtatcgttggattcctctcactctatacaatgcaaatagataggttttatttTTGCGGCGCACAACCCCCGTTGACAGCACAAACTTGGTCCTGATTCTTGAACGGTATACACAATGGTCGGTCTGATCTCGCCTGATCgtgaatatagaaaattaccctaataatataaccctcacagtgaaaataatcatagttattcacatgactttccattgcccTCTTCCTGGGGGCTGCCTGCATCAGTCTCCAACCCCGCcttgaggaaacaaaacctccaccacgtattcatggcaggatCAGAGCAGCACACGAACTAGGATGctggagccgataacctacaaaaTGACCtgtaggatttttaaggtactaacctggaTTTATTAATGCCGCTTAATTACTAGGAGGATGCTGCCTTTGCCGCATGCAAATGTGAAGGAGGTGCAGGAGTGCGTCCCGGGCAGGAGGGTCTCAGGGCCTGAGGATACAGCGACAGCTGCAGCACACAGGGAAgtgatgcaacctcacattcaggtgctggctgggcccgcacctgccgcaatctttctcacgatcgaaggaggccgtggcggaagcacatatttAGCATTTTTTCTGGCTAATGGCAACCTCACGCAGAAAAATCCActctcggagtacgagcaccctccacactctgGCCATTGcagcgactatgactgacttctgaacgcgacgtaGTTATTTTGGTTAGGAacacgaatgtcgttattccagaggaagggaaacttgactttgaggccatcggtgtaacatcgaaaaaggcgcaaaacccgggCTGACGAGGGtgggccaccgtgtttatcctgattatataccacaatcgtctctatatacaatgctgactataataagagGTTAATATGCTGGATctcagtgagaatcttacgatATAATACGCGCCCCTGCTCCGACATCAGACTAATGATGATTGTGTAATGCCCGCTCTAGCCTGCACGTGGAATACGGTGGTGGAGGCTTAAGAGTTTCCTCGGCAATGGGTTGGGGGCGGTAGAGCTGTCCCTCTCCTGGGAAGTTGCAGCAGGGGCCACaggcccctgcaatggaaagttatgtgaataaccatggttattttcactgtgcattatattattaatactatttaacccgcattttccctggaacctttcatgccctcccctgctatcggggccaagtttgtcgctaacggggggttagcgcacaataaaaactatatattcgcaatgtggagagcgagaggaatccaacgataccaaaatagtcgatatcggtcatgcggacgtaatatagaaaattaccgaagcGAATGTGCTGCTAAATGCAGTACGTGGCTACTGATGAATAGAATCTTACACACAGTGGTATGTGGAGGGCTGGTGATGCCCGGGACAAACATATTGATTGTATGCCCCAATTATTGTGGAGGGCTGGTGATGCCCGGGACAAACATATTGATTGTATGCCCCAATGATTATATGAacagatgaaacatgaaatagACACTATTTATGTTAGATACAAGTTTCGAAGTCGctgtctcatttccttctctattttgaTACCCCCACCTATTTGGATGTCCAGGGCCACCATCCTGTTTAGAAAATGTTGTTCTTCTCGGCTGCGTCATAGCTAGCAATAACAATGTATGGGCTGCAACCTGTGAGCAAAAGACATTTAGGTAATTTTTACATACTGCAATgtaccctcgcagagactaagttccaaagtggggggggataggggggtataATTGAGCTCACGAAGCTCTAAagcaatgggggagggggggatggcacGATGTCAGTATCAACTTTTAAATGTGGAAAGAAACTAAATACCATTTAAACCGTTAAAAAGTGTAATTATCTAAAAGACGAGCCAAACTTTCTGTCCCAAAAACCATAGAAAGGCCTTATGATCAGAAAGACGAGCCAAACTTTGTCCAacagagaatgaatgaaatacTGCTAAAGTAAACAAGCATAACACGCAATGCATACAAAATCGATATCCACTACACACAAAGTTTTAAACATTATAACAATATGTGGTTATCGTGCGaaccaaaataacgaaaacataaCATAAGGAGTTCTCAACTCCACATCACTAGGTGTGCCTTTAGGGCATTGCCCAAGGGGAGGATAAATCTGGGCGCtgctccccaacaccccctcagGAAACTGTCTTCCCCTCGGTACGCAGGGCTAGATCAAGATGAAACTTGAGAACACTGAGTGGACTTTGGCTATGAATGGCGCTTTCAATGAAATTTATCCTTTATTTGTGGAGTTAACCATTCGTGTCTGTTTTCGAAGTGACTGCAACCCTCTGCGACAAAGTCTCCATTACTCTAGGCATTCATGTCAATCCACAAGCATCCCCATAAGAACCCAAAACCTTGCAGTCCTGCAGGCTTTGCCCCCAGATCCCCATCCAATCACTGTGGACTTATTCTCTGCACAGCTTTAGCCACGACCTAGCTTCTTCAATTCTGACATCATTCTTTGCCTGCACTGATTATTGCATAAAACAATGAATGTAGTTTTTCCATTTGTTTAAGCAGTTAATGGTGcatggaggatgagagggggtctGCAGGAGTGAGCCCTTGATGGGAAAGTATGGTGATCAGATGGGGGTCTGTGGAGGAAGCCTGCCAggttaggaaggtttttggtACATATGGTGAGTGGCTTGAGTAATAGGGATTTAGAGTAAAACAGGTGAGGTCAATATGTCACTTTATTAGCAATTACCAATGCTTTTATTTGTATGATTGTGATGGAAAGTAACAAGAGGTTTATGTATATTACAGcatgaaaaaaattaaacaagaaataataattgcaagatTGCAAGTCTGTGTGAACCTAAAAATTACACCGAGTTTTACATATAAGTATTCATTACTCTTAAGATGATTTAAATGTTTACACATTTTGGATGTTATTTTCTATTCTAATCTATAAGGACTGTTTTAATTTGCCCGTATGAGATGGGACCACTATATTGTAATGTTTGCCAAGTTGAAGATTAGACTTCATTTGAAATTAAGTAATACTTTACAATTCTAATGCACTTACCAGAGCCTAAGTCCTaaactttatttcatatttttttcaagttACTGTGAATGGGTgtgccctttgggcactgcctGAGAGAGGGTTGATGGGGCCCCAATACCACCTAGCAAATATTTTCACCTTGCTGAAATTAGTGTGTGGACTTTGGCTTTGGGTGGCACTTGCCTTGATCTTTTCCCCTTATTTGAGGCACTACCGTTAATGTTTGCAGATTGTTTCTTGTACCAATGGCTGCAACTTTTTTATCCACAGTTTGAATATAATTTTCGAATTTCCCTAGCTTAGTGTGTCCATGTGTAAAGAATAATTGGAAATAAGGAAAGGCTGGAGGCCCCTTTGATTTAATATCAGATGTAATAAGCCATCTTCAGTTTTACCAGAATTTTCAATGCAAAAATACAAATTACTCCACTTGTTTCACAATTGATGTATTGATAACAAAGAAACTGTGCCCCACAATATTTGAATTTACTAATTATGTAATTTTATCAAGATTTATTGTACTAATTTCTTTGTCATATTATAATACATTATCAATATAGGTTATATAATGATGTAAATGTTTGTTCTACACCAATTTATGGTAAATGGAATGACACTCGTGAAGAGACGGAAAACATTACACTCACCAATACAGGAAGTAGTCTGCataggcaaagaaagaaaaaaaaattaagaaaataggtTGTGACAAATGCAGTCTGTTAAGTCCATGATGAGGCTTAAGGGGCAAAGTGACTGGGGAGGGTTATGAAGGATTCTGATTCATATGGTGATGTTTGTAAATTCCAAGGAGTGCCCCCAAGGTTGTTGGCTGGATTGATAGGGACTTGGTTTCAGAGGAATGCGGTCTCCTTATAATCCATTACTTTTATCTATCTCCCAATATGGTCATTTGCAAAGGAAAACAGCAGGTTTAATGCCTATTCATAGTGAATAAttgaaacaaaaaatcataatagcAAGGATATGGATTACTGTATGAAATAATACTGTTTCAGCTTTGAGGGTTGCTAAGCccatcccaccaccacccccaaaatAAAAGCTTATAGATTCTAAACTAATAAGTGTACAAGGTAAACAGTATCTGAATTTGATAGATTGGTATAGATTGTCACCAATCATTTTAAAGATTAAGTTTTAATATAAGTAGTGTTATATGTGAACAAGTGATGCTTTAGCTTTGGTACTTCTTTTGTGTATTCTGGCAAGATTGAGCTGAGACTGGTTTCTTATTTGACAGTAAGTCACCAAGGACGTCTATAAACCATACAAGCAGTGGTCAAGATCATGATATAGAAgatgttttaatgtttttatttgctGCTGCTTTTTTCAATTTATATAACAGTTATAAAGGGAAAAtgtcttatattcatatttatttatatcagttACATTTTACAGTATTTACAGATATTTCAATACTCATGAATACCCAGTTGGATATACCAAATTTATATTCTTTATACTAAGTACtgatatatgataatcataaatatattgtgtgggtgtgagacTTTGTTTATAGATTACATGCcaatcattgtaatttttattataaaagtTCAGGTCTTTTGGTGAATGAGTATTTGTCACCTTATTAGTCCACACTGTCCATGTAATTCAACAGTtttgatatattatgtatatatttaatggcAATTTTTTGTTTCAGGCCAACTGAGCAATTCTATGAAGAGATTTGTTTTCCGCATGTCTGGCTATAACCAGTATGGTAAGTAATATTGAGATGATTGTAGATTTAAGCAGTATGTTTCATTTAAGAAGTTGCTAATTGAAAAGCGATGGCTATACTCAGTACTATCAGGTTCATGAAGGATAAACTATTTATGATcatacataaattaatacatGATCAAAATTACCTACCATATGAAAGGCTTAATAAATTATTGTCTATATTCACAGCAGAGTTTTGTCCTTGCATAAGTTTTTCCCCATTCAAGCACTTGAAATGTATGAATGTTATTTGGTGCCAGTGAGTGTTTCACCAAGATGTGATTAGTTGTGACCTGGCTTTAGTGGCTTAATAcagaaatgtatgtttatatttgcaaCTTTGAAGCTTGTAAGTAACAAGGCATTTCAAACTATTTTCATGTACAGGACTGTTCCATGATGACTGCTTGtatgagaatgatgatgtaaAGGAAGCTCTGCGCCGCCTGCCTCAGAACCTCAAGGATGATCGCCACTACAGGATGCATAGagctatccatctttctatgACCAAGACTGTCCTGCCTAAGGATGAATGGTTCTCTTATGAGGAGGTATGGCCAATTTAAATAGTTGATATGAATTTATGCAGTATTTTTATGATATACATAGGTATTTTAAGTACATATTTAACAACACTCTGGACTAGGTATGAGGATTAAAAATCCTTTAGTTTCTTGTGCTTAACCTTTGATATAATTTCAACTTTCTCAATTCAAGAAAGACTAAGAATATTTTAgattatttcttaattatttcaTGGCCTTTTTATAAGGACACATTAGAAATACAAGACAAATatcaagttttcttttttctaaaaccTGAAAATTGAAGATTTAATATATTTAGAAGTAACTGTTATTGAGGTTGTTTTAGAAAATTTCATAAATTAACTTCATTCTCCAGGACCACACAAAGGGACGTTATCTCCAGCCTTACCTCCAAGAAGTAATTACAGAAAGAAAGGAACGTGAAGAATGGAACAAAAAGTAAATCTACAACATCTTTTGCCAAGTTTTAATTGATTACTTATTGTTAGAAGATTCCTGTGTAACATCCCAAGAAGTACCATCTTTATTGTGTATCTgtaacatatgtacatttattttttaatttatggaTTGTAGGATGGAATGCAGTTAATGTATAAAGGttgaaatataaacaacaattaaCAAAAGGTTTTGTCTTTCCTTCATTGACAATACTAATTGCAATTGCAGTACCATGTCTAAAATGTAATTGTTTATTTAGTTAATAATAAGAATCCAGTTCTTGATTCATAAAGAAATGCAATTTACAATAATTTTCaagagctaaatatatatatatacagatagaattAATATTTTTCATTCAGTAGGGaaaaaggtaaagggaaaggggaatttaGTTGTCTTAAATTTTTACATAAGCAGTACTCTTTGTAAACATTATTATGCATAGAAGAATAAGtagatttttttcagattttcagtAAAAGTTGTATGACCAAAGAAAAAATTATTGTAAGGTGGTGGCAAGAGTCACGACATAACTCTT comes from the Penaeus vannamei isolate JL-2024 chromosome 8, ASM4276789v1, whole genome shotgun sequence genome and includes:
- the LOC113822937 gene encoding cytochrome b-c1 complex subunit 7, whose amino-acid sequence is MASAATKSVGFLGQLSNSMKRFVFRMSGYNQYGLFHDDCLYENDDVKEALRRLPQNLKDDRHYRMHRAIHLSMTKTVLPKDEWFSYEEDHTKGRYLQPYLQEVITERKEREEWNKK